The following are encoded in a window of Maridesulfovibrio ferrireducens genomic DNA:
- a CDS encoding GntR family transcriptional regulator, with protein MSGIKKQIYSEQVAEYIKQCILEGKLSPGDPVKEVMLAKKLGISRAPIREALQILAREGLIHSEPQKEKYVSALTSKQIVDSYFTGAVLEAAAVSQALEFYTDEDISNLEKVVQEMHLVVESKKPTESLTALDSTFHNILFSRIDNDLLIDLCRRSCQGISKFLLYKHWINLYSPQQVYDRHLIILEAIKSGKPNKLEKTIRKHYTDSGERMSRYGVDVIDTQIEKQVR; from the coding sequence GTGTCCGGCATAAAAAAACAAATTTATAGTGAACAAGTCGCCGAATATATCAAACAGTGCATTCTTGAGGGAAAATTATCTCCGGGAGATCCTGTTAAAGAAGTTATGCTTGCAAAAAAGCTTGGAATCAGTCGTGCCCCCATCCGTGAGGCCCTTCAAATTCTTGCACGCGAAGGACTGATCCATTCTGAACCTCAGAAAGAAAAGTATGTCTCAGCCCTGACCTCCAAACAAATAGTAGACAGCTATTTTACAGGAGCAGTTCTTGAGGCTGCCGCCGTATCACAGGCTTTAGAGTTTTATACAGACGAAGACATCTCAAATCTTGAAAAAGTTGTGCAAGAGATGCACCTTGTCGTTGAGTCAAAAAAACCAACCGAATCTCTTACTGCCCTCGACAGTACTTTTCATAATATCCTATTTTCACGCATTGATAACGATCTACTTATCGATCTATGCCGCCGTTCCTGTCAGGGAATTTCAAAATTCCTGCTCTATAAACACTGGATAAACCTTTATTCTCCGCAACAGGTATATGATCGCCATCTGATTATTTTAGAAGCAATAAAATCCGGCAAGCCAAACAAGCTCGAAAAAACAATCCGCAAGCATTATACAGATTCAGGAGAGCGTATGTCTCGCTACGGAGTAGATGTGATTGATACTCAAATAGAGAAACAGGTTCGCTAA
- a CDS encoding two-component system sensor histidine kinase NtrB, translating to MFESLLRETHCDYIGILGDSAVISSLVQLLRESKREEDDIKLIAGVLADYKANGVAADFDIPIYEQIEDMLTSHPEITMVFELSGDHSRVNTLRKILPAHISLVELPAARFFLKLQATDRLWVACKVDLMQTQALFKCVVDQLPEEIMIIGSTGMIVDCNKHFSDLVGEEIRKIRNKNPLKYYESIATVCPVKNGVIDVGAMEKGKRGELMLSEEDSEGKVNFFRIYIYPISDEQVGRVVQLVIMRRNITQRTLMEQRLRQAERMATVGELAAYVAHEIRNPLVAMGGFAKVLMKNMSIDHDGHEKIEIIFEEAKRLETLLKDILSFVRSHDTEIAAFNVNDEVEGAMRLLSLECKQQGVDVEFDLDSHNPVGQGAAEQVKQCLINLVMNAMEAMPDGGLIRVATGVTDDRVWLKVSDDGPGIPAAKRERVFDPFYSTKINGNGLGLSMVKKIMEDFGGEIELVSREGEGTSVTLFLPPPMAVA from the coding sequence ATGTTTGAAAGCCTATTGCGTGAAACTCATTGCGATTACATCGGGATTCTTGGAGATTCTGCGGTGATATCTTCACTTGTCCAGTTGTTGCGGGAGAGCAAAAGGGAAGAGGACGATATCAAGTTGATTGCAGGGGTTCTTGCCGATTACAAAGCAAATGGCGTCGCTGCTGATTTTGATATCCCTATATATGAACAGATTGAGGATATGCTTACGTCCCACCCTGAAATTACCATGGTTTTTGAACTTTCCGGTGACCACTCGCGGGTGAACACTCTTCGTAAAATTTTGCCTGCTCATATTTCTCTGGTGGAGCTTCCTGCTGCCCGGTTTTTCCTTAAACTTCAGGCCACTGACCGTCTGTGGGTCGCTTGCAAAGTAGATCTCATGCAGACTCAGGCTTTGTTTAAATGTGTGGTGGATCAACTTCCTGAAGAGATTATGATAATTGGGTCCACAGGAATGATAGTGGATTGTAATAAGCATTTTTCTGATTTGGTCGGGGAAGAGATAAGAAAAATACGGAATAAGAATCCTTTGAAATATTATGAATCGATCGCAACTGTTTGCCCTGTAAAGAACGGTGTTATTGATGTCGGGGCCATGGAAAAAGGCAAGCGCGGAGAACTGATGCTTTCGGAAGAAGACTCTGAAGGCAAAGTTAATTTTTTCAGAATTTATATTTATCCTATTTCAGATGAACAGGTCGGACGGGTTGTTCAGCTTGTTATTATGCGGAGAAATATAACTCAAAGAACTCTCATGGAACAACGATTGCGGCAGGCTGAACGTATGGCCACAGTTGGTGAACTTGCTGCATATGTTGCACATGAGATTCGTAATCCTCTTGTGGCTATGGGGGGATTCGCAAAAGTTTTAATGAAAAATATGAGCATAGACCATGACGGGCATGAAAAAATAGAGATAATTTTTGAAGAGGCCAAACGTCTGGAAACCCTTTTAAAAGATATATTGAGTTTTGTAAGGTCGCATGACACTGAAATAGCTGCTTTTAATGTCAATGACGAGGTTGAAGGTGCTATGCGTCTGCTGTCTTTGGAGTGTAAGCAGCAGGGAGTTGACGTTGAGTTTGATTTGGACTCGCATAATCCGGTTGGACAAGGGGCTGCGGAGCAGGTGAAGCAGTGTCTTATAAATCTGGTTATGAATGCGATGGAGGCCATGCCGGACGGCGGTCTGATCCGCGTTGCAACCGGAGTAACCGATGATCGGGTATGGCTGAAAGTGAGTGATGACGGCCCCGGAATTCCTGCCGCAAAGCGTGAGCGGGTTTTTGATCCTTTTTATTCTACTAAAATTAATGGAAATGGATTGGGGTTGTCGATGGTTAAAAAAATTATGGAAGACTTCGGCGGAGAAATTGAACTGGTAAGCCGTGAAGGTGAAGGAACAAGTGTTACTTTGTTTTTGCCTCCGCCTATGGCGGTTGCGTAA
- a CDS encoding pyrimidine/purine nucleoside phosphorylase, with protein sequence MSEFSNVTVTKMANVYFDGKVTSRKVSFTDGSFKTLGIMLPGEYEFGTNQAEVMEILQGTMKVLLPGTENWQTVTAGESFNVPADSKFKLVVETLVDYCCSYIN encoded by the coding sequence ATGTCTGAATTTTCAAATGTAACAGTTACAAAAATGGCCAATGTTTATTTTGACGGAAAGGTTACCAGCCGCAAAGTCTCCTTCACAGACGGATCGTTCAAAACTTTAGGAATCATGCTTCCCGGTGAATATGAATTCGGAACAAATCAAGCGGAAGTGATGGAAATCCTGCAGGGCACCATGAAAGTTCTCTTGCCCGGCACAGAAAATTGGCAGACAGTCACCGCCGGAGAAAGTTTCAATGTGCCCGCCGACTCAAAATTCAAACTGGTGGTTGAAACCCTTGTAGACTACTGCTGTTCATACATAAATTAG
- a CDS encoding C25 family cysteine peptidase yields the protein MLISKIKWITLPLVFILLAVLMCGCKLRSFSRNVQTAPVVPVKVSTADLTEKDKCIIVYTDEFKQAALLFSYLHREYEGVDSILLNAGTVNGTAESSRAVVADIQNEITELNKNGSIMSVLILGNKFVIPVSEFQTGNGTSVYSSDYGYGGLADSPENVVPVGRIPARNAAEAVIVAQKYERWYVDRAFRPAWPVSFIGGEGFSENYLSDPELLFFSLQEEGMAGPEAIRYLGGAGGCQPERLSQSLAEDDASVQWLAIESVADGFKIGNGTLPTSAILSLDYKPGLPIVLNPSCEPARINSASITPAEAIVLSRGAGLAVMTGCGDSGKITAELDDGRISRVDFDGTSRILIEFHKAYFSGKYRIAEALSEARAQFVQNRRRGENLGPIYDLIFYGDPVMSLPLPVRTESPAYTGLKLLTKPESPKGVAVFSANSTISFAMEEGGIYPGVQLKVVDRKTGKTVSSMKVQEDDIFNFLSDSEGSYLIYSRPLDGPLAWQFFDIRVKNISSAKLKKTVTPNKFSKISPIVKAGLEPVRYSVQVSSNRRESSALKVRRNLTKRGYSAYVVTVPSSNKRPWYCVRFGEFDSWAAAVEASAEYEKKEQADVKIVRCRMGS from the coding sequence GTGTTGATCAGTAAAATTAAATGGATCACATTGCCGCTTGTTTTTATCCTCTTAGCTGTTCTTATGTGCGGCTGTAAGTTGCGATCCTTTTCTCGTAATGTTCAGACAGCTCCCGTTGTTCCGGTAAAGGTTTCTACTGCGGACCTGACGGAGAAAGATAAATGTATAATCGTTTACACTGATGAGTTTAAGCAGGCTGCTTTGCTTTTTTCATATCTGCATCGAGAATATGAAGGTGTGGACTCTATCCTTCTAAATGCCGGAACGGTGAATGGCACTGCTGAGTCTAGCAGGGCTGTTGTTGCTGACATTCAGAATGAAATTACAGAACTGAATAAGAACGGCTCGATCATGTCAGTTCTTATTTTAGGTAATAAATTTGTTATTCCTGTTTCAGAGTTTCAGACTGGAAATGGAACCTCTGTTTATTCTTCTGATTACGGTTATGGAGGTCTAGCTGATTCTCCTGAAAACGTTGTGCCTGTAGGTAGAATTCCTGCTCGAAACGCAGCCGAGGCTGTGATTGTGGCTCAGAAATATGAACGCTGGTACGTGGATCGTGCTTTTCGTCCTGCTTGGCCTGTTTCGTTTATAGGCGGAGAAGGTTTTTCAGAAAATTATTTGTCTGATCCTGAACTTTTGTTCTTCAGTTTACAAGAGGAAGGCATGGCCGGACCGGAAGCTATACGCTATCTCGGCGGAGCCGGTGGTTGCCAGCCGGAAAGGCTTAGTCAGAGCCTTGCTGAGGATGATGCTTCTGTTCAGTGGCTGGCTATTGAGTCTGTCGCTGACGGTTTCAAAATCGGGAACGGAACTTTGCCCACATCTGCTATTTTAAGTCTCGATTACAAACCGGGATTGCCTATTGTGCTTAATCCTTCCTGTGAACCTGCGAGGATTAATTCAGCTTCTATCACCCCTGCCGAGGCGATAGTACTTTCAAGGGGAGCCGGACTGGCTGTTATGACCGGGTGCGGTGATTCCGGTAAAATAACGGCTGAACTTGATGACGGGCGGATTTCACGCGTTGATTTTGACGGAACTTCACGGATTTTGATTGAGTTCCATAAGGCATATTTCAGTGGAAAGTATAGAATTGCTGAGGCTCTGTCAGAGGCTCGAGCTCAGTTTGTGCAGAACCGTCGTCGCGGAGAAAATCTGGGGCCGATATATGATCTGATTTTTTATGGTGATCCTGTAATGAGTCTGCCACTTCCAGTTCGCACGGAGTCTCCTGCGTATACGGGGTTAAAACTACTGACAAAGCCTGAATCTCCTAAGGGTGTAGCTGTTTTTTCCGCTAACTCTACTATCTCTTTCGCCATGGAAGAAGGTGGAATATATCCCGGAGTTCAGCTTAAAGTTGTGGACAGAAAGACGGGTAAAACTGTTTCCTCCATGAAAGTGCAGGAAGATGATATTTTTAATTTTTTATCAGACAGCGAAGGAAGTTATTTAATTTATTCCAGGCCGCTTGACGGGCCTCTCGCGTGGCAGTTTTTTGATATCCGCGTAAAAAATATCAGCAGTGCAAAATTAAAAAAAACCGTTACTCCAAATAAGTTTTCCAAAATTTCTCCTATTGTTAAGGCCGGCCTTGAACCTGTCCGTTACTCTGTGCAGGTCAGTTCGAACAGGCGTGAGTCTTCGGCTTTGAAAGTTAGAAGGAATCTGACAAAACGAGGGTACTCGGCATATGTTGTGACTGTTCCATCCTCCAATAAGAGACCATGGTATTGCGTGCGGTTCGGTGAATTTGATTCATGGGCAGCTGCGGTTGAAGCTTCCGCAGAGTATGAGAAAAAAGAACAGGCTGATGTGAAAATAGTAAGATGCCGTATGGGTAGCTGA
- the rimO gene encoding 30S ribosomal protein S12 methylthiotransferase RimO — translation MSIKKIRVFTISLGCPKNRVDTERMLGALGDNMIAAESPEESDLVLINTCGFIQPAVEESVQSILESADAIADITPKPILAVAGCLVSRYGKLEEEMPEVDLWLSTFDLDTWPALAAKALKRELPQEHQRALSTGPAFAYLKISEGCSHSCNFCTIPSIRGPQVSREPAGLITEAKQILAQGVPEIVIVGQDSTAYGSDLSNPDANLKYLIEQLLPLEGLEWLRLMYLYPAGLTDSMLEFLAKAGKPFLPYFDIPIQHAHPDILSSMGRPFARDPRKVIDRVRKHIPDAVLRTSIIVGYPGETDEHFKELLKFVKETRFQNLGVFAYQAEEGTPAGEMEQLPEELREERRKILMEMQASISHEILEEKVGETIQVLVEEPNEEWDGLFTGRVWFQAPEVDGITYISAPEGGVELAPGMMVEAEIESVTDYDLVTLVLP, via the coding sequence ATGTCTATTAAAAAAATCAGAGTTTTCACCATCAGCCTTGGTTGCCCAAAAAACAGAGTAGATACCGAAAGAATGCTCGGAGCCTTGGGTGACAACATGATCGCAGCCGAATCTCCGGAAGAATCCGATCTTGTTCTTATAAATACATGCGGCTTCATCCAGCCCGCGGTCGAAGAATCCGTACAGTCCATTCTAGAATCCGCTGATGCCATCGCAGACATTACTCCTAAACCTATTCTTGCCGTAGCCGGATGTCTTGTCAGCAGATATGGCAAACTGGAAGAAGAGATGCCCGAAGTGGATCTGTGGCTTTCAACATTTGACCTGGATACATGGCCTGCTCTTGCTGCCAAAGCCCTTAAAAGAGAACTACCACAAGAACATCAGAGAGCACTTAGTACAGGACCTGCTTTTGCTTACCTTAAAATCAGTGAAGGATGTTCTCATTCATGTAACTTTTGTACAATTCCTTCGATTCGTGGACCTCAAGTCAGCCGTGAACCTGCAGGCTTAATAACCGAAGCAAAACAAATTCTCGCACAAGGCGTGCCGGAAATAGTCATAGTCGGACAGGATTCCACCGCTTATGGATCAGACTTAAGCAACCCTGATGCAAATTTAAAATATCTGATTGAACAGCTTCTGCCTCTTGAAGGTCTTGAGTGGCTGAGACTTATGTACCTCTATCCGGCAGGACTGACCGACTCGATGCTGGAATTTCTGGCTAAGGCCGGCAAACCCTTTCTGCCGTATTTCGATATACCGATTCAGCACGCTCATCCGGATATACTATCTTCAATGGGCCGCCCCTTTGCCCGTGATCCGCGTAAAGTGATCGACAGGGTTCGCAAACACATTCCTGATGCGGTCCTGCGCACCAGTATTATAGTCGGGTATCCCGGTGAAACAGATGAACATTTTAAAGAACTTCTAAAGTTTGTGAAAGAAACCAGATTCCAAAACTTGGGAGTTTTCGCCTATCAAGCCGAAGAAGGCACACCCGCCGGAGAGATGGAGCAACTCCCTGAAGAGCTGCGTGAAGAAAGACGTAAAATTTTGATGGAAATGCAGGCTTCCATAAGCCATGAAATTCTGGAAGAAAAAGTTGGCGAAACCATTCAGGTTCTGGTCGAGGAACCGAACGAAGAATGGGATGGTCTATTTACCGGAAGAGTTTGGTTCCAAGCCCCGGAAGTGGACGGAATCACCTATATCAGCGCACCTGAAGGCGGAGTTGAACTTGCTCCCGGAATGATGGTTGAAGCTGAAATAGAAAGCGTTACTGACTACGACCTTGTCACCTTGGTTCTTCCGTAA
- a CDS encoding dicarboxylate/amino acid:cation symporter yields MKLYHKILLGLILGIITGLILGEKAAYLKPIGDIFIRCLRVIVVPLILSTLITGVVSTGDVRNLGKLGIRTLAYFMGTTTIAVIIGLIVANFIQPGTGLSLGEIATIKRPETIAPMQMIVNMFPINPMESLAKGRVLQIIVFAILFGAGLSMTGKAGEPVKKFFEGVAEVMFKISDIVISFAPYGVFALIAWTTGKFGLDILLPMGKLILATFIACSIHVLFTYTGLIVLIGRISPVSFLKKVMEPAMIGLSTCSAAAAFPFSMRAQKQLGVPKKVFGFTMPMALTINMDGTALYQSVAAMFVANAFGIELTLTQQATIVITAVLASIGTASIPGGGLIMLTLVLESVGLPLEGIAIVAGIDRVLDMFRTTTNIFGDNSAGVVVAALGGELDRKIAATSLDQLEDIESHS; encoded by the coding sequence ATGAAACTGTACCACAAAATATTATTAGGTCTGATACTAGGGATTATCACCGGACTTATTTTAGGTGAGAAAGCTGCTTATCTTAAACCAATAGGTGACATTTTTATTCGCTGCCTCCGGGTGATTGTTGTGCCTTTAATTTTGTCAACTCTTATTACAGGTGTTGTCAGTACCGGAGACGTTCGCAACCTCGGCAAGCTTGGAATAAGAACTCTTGCTTATTTTATGGGAACCACCACCATTGCCGTGATCATCGGCCTTATTGTTGCAAATTTTATACAGCCCGGAACCGGCCTTTCCCTTGGTGAGATTGCCACTATCAAACGTCCAGAAACAATAGCCCCCATGCAAATGATTGTGAACATGTTCCCAATCAACCCGATGGAGTCTCTTGCGAAAGGCCGCGTCCTTCAAATTATTGTCTTTGCAATTCTTTTCGGAGCGGGTCTGTCTATGACAGGAAAAGCTGGAGAACCTGTTAAAAAGTTCTTTGAAGGTGTTGCTGAGGTTATGTTTAAAATCTCTGACATCGTTATCAGCTTTGCACCTTATGGTGTTTTTGCCCTGATTGCATGGACTACAGGTAAATTCGGTCTTGATATTCTCCTGCCCATGGGCAAGCTCATTTTGGCAACTTTTATAGCTTGTTCCATTCATGTTTTGTTCACTTATACAGGACTCATCGTGCTAATTGGCCGGATCTCCCCTGTGTCTTTCCTTAAAAAAGTCATGGAACCGGCAATGATTGGACTGTCTACTTGTAGCGCAGCAGCAGCGTTTCCTTTTTCCATGCGCGCACAGAAACAGTTAGGAGTTCCTAAAAAGGTTTTCGGTTTTACCATGCCTATGGCATTAACCATAAATATGGACGGAACAGCTCTTTATCAATCAGTTGCAGCAATGTTTGTGGCTAATGCGTTTGGAATTGAACTGACCCTTACCCAGCAGGCAACCATTGTTATTACTGCGGTTCTTGCTTCTATTGGAACAGCCAGTATCCCCGGTGGCGGATTGATCATGCTGACCCTAGTTCTCGAATCGGTTGGGCTTCCTCTCGAAGGTATCGCCATCGTAGCCGGTATTGATAGAGTCCTAGATATGTTCCGCACAACTACCAATATCTTCGGCGATAACTCTGCTGGTGTTGTCGTGGCTGCTCTCGGTGGAGAGCTTGATCGTAAAATAGCTGCTACAAGTCTTGATCAGCTTGAAGATATCGAGTCTCACAGCTAA
- the glmS gene encoding glutamine--fructose-6-phosphate transaminase (isomerizing) — protein MCGIIGYAGHRPAVPLIVEGLRRLEYRGYDSAGVATVQNKEIDLVRAEGKLAALDEKLSHINVTNSTFGVGHTRWATHGVPVEKNAHPHLDHDKKIAMIHNGIIENYQEIKAELATKGYEFRSDTDSEVLVNLIAEGRKHTKTMLKAISWALNQVEGAYAIALVSVDEPGIVYAARVSSPLVMGVGVGENFVASDIPAFLPYTREVVFIEDGELVKITSSSWEVFRADTLEPVEKEVRTINWDVQAAQKGGHKHFMIKEIFEQPKVISDCLAGRIDTNNREVILPEIADMTPPERLHIIACGTSYHAGLWGKYLIEQWAKIPVDVEIASEFRYRDPILSKGGLALAISQSGETADTLAGIKLAKQKGLPILGLCNVVGSSVARESDYIMYTQAGPEISVASTKAMCSQLTALLLLALYWGKRKGTIDEETYSRAVKDLRNLPSILDAELPAMRLRAKELSREYSEASSFFYLGRGQYFPLALEGALKLKEISYIHAEGYAAGEMKHGPIALIDSNFPTFAMALKDDLFPKVKSNLVEVQARGGEIIALTNPGVELDVEHRWILPEVWGPLNAFMALPALQLFAYETADYLGKDVDQPRNLAKSVTVE, from the coding sequence ATGTGTGGAATCATAGGATATGCCGGGCATCGTCCCGCAGTGCCTCTAATAGTTGAAGGACTGAGAAGACTTGAGTATCGCGGATATGATTCTGCGGGGGTTGCAACCGTACAGAATAAGGAAATTGATCTTGTTCGTGCAGAAGGAAAGCTTGCGGCTCTTGATGAAAAACTGTCTCATATCAATGTCACCAATTCCACTTTCGGAGTAGGGCATACCCGCTGGGCTACTCATGGCGTTCCTGTAGAAAAAAATGCTCATCCTCATCTTGATCATGATAAAAAAATAGCCATGATTCATAACGGGATTATTGAGAATTATCAGGAAATAAAGGCCGAGCTTGCTACTAAGGGATATGAATTCCGCTCTGATACAGATTCAGAAGTTCTGGTAAATCTTATTGCTGAGGGCCGTAAGCATACTAAAACTATGCTTAAAGCTATTTCATGGGCTCTTAATCAGGTTGAAGGGGCATATGCGATTGCTCTCGTCAGTGTGGATGAACCCGGAATAGTCTATGCCGCCCGTGTTTCCAGTCCTCTGGTAATGGGTGTCGGAGTTGGCGAAAATTTTGTTGCTTCCGATATTCCTGCATTTCTTCCGTATACCCGCGAAGTTGTTTTTATTGAGGACGGCGAGCTGGTCAAGATTACTTCATCTTCATGGGAAGTTTTCAGGGCAGACACTCTTGAGCCTGTTGAAAAAGAAGTTCGCACTATCAATTGGGATGTTCAGGCCGCACAGAAGGGCGGGCATAAACATTTCATGATCAAAGAAATTTTTGAGCAGCCTAAAGTCATTTCAGACTGTCTGGCCGGGCGTATAGATACGAATAACCGTGAAGTTATTCTGCCGGAAATCGCAGACATGACGCCACCCGAAAGGTTGCATATTATCGCTTGCGGAACTTCGTATCATGCCGGACTTTGGGGTAAATACCTCATAGAACAGTGGGCTAAAATTCCTGTGGATGTCGAAATCGCTTCGGAATTCCGTTACCGTGATCCTATTTTGAGCAAGGGAGGCCTCGCGCTCGCTATCAGTCAGTCCGGAGAAACGGCTGACACCTTGGCAGGGATTAAGCTTGCAAAGCAAAAGGGACTTCCGATTCTTGGTCTTTGTAATGTGGTCGGTTCCAGCGTTGCCCGTGAATCAGACTACATTATGTATACACAGGCCGGGCCTGAGATCAGCGTCGCTTCCACCAAGGCTATGTGCAGTCAGCTCACAGCATTGTTGTTGCTGGCTCTTTACTGGGGAAAGCGCAAAGGGACAATCGATGAGGAAACTTACAGCCGCGCCGTTAAAGATTTACGCAATCTTCCTTCAATTCTGGATGCAGAACTTCCCGCTATGCGCCTCAGGGCTAAGGAGCTTAGCCGCGAATATTCCGAAGCAAGCAGCTTTTTCTATCTGGGTCGCGGACAGTACTTCCCGCTTGCCCTTGAAGGCGCTTTAAAGCTTAAGGAAATTTCCTATATCCACGCAGAAGGTTACGCTGCCGGAGAAATGAAGCACGGTCCCATCGCGTTAATTGATTCTAATTTTCCGACCTTTGCTATGGCCTTGAAAGACGATCTTTTCCCCAAGGTTAAATCCAATCTGGTGGAAGTGCAGGCCAGAGGTGGAGAAATCATCGCTCTTACCAATCCCGGCGTAGAGCTTGATGTTGAGCACCGTTGGATTTTACCCGAAGTATGGGGGCCGTTAAACGCGTTTATGGCTCTTCCTGCTTTGCAGCTATTCGCATATGAAACAGCGGATTATCTGGGTAAGGATGTTGATCAGCCTAGAAACTTGGCCAAGAGCGTTACTGTTGAATAA
- a CDS encoding alanine/glycine:cation symporter family protein has protein sequence MDFLSTLDVVIGKIGAFAWGPPMLILLVGTGCWLTYSLRGIQFSKLWHALYLALVKRKEDSDEPGDITHFQALMTALSATVGTGNIAGVATAIAMGGPGALFWMWVTGLVGMATKYAEAVLAVKYRVVDENGEMSGGPMYYISSGLKMPWLGTIFAICASVAAFGIGNMVQSNSVADAVESTYNISPTITGIILMVCTAAVILGGIKKIGKVTGLLVPVMIVFYMAGASYIIITKIAEVPAALIFIVEQAFNPTAAIGGFAGASIMMCIRMGVARGVFSNESGLGSAPIAAAAAQTKSPITQALVSMTQTFIDTIVVCTMTGLVLILTGTWSGGATGAELTTIAFAAGMPGGAHVVTIGLILFAYSTILGWSYYGEKSIEYLLGIKAVLPYRVVFVCFVGIGAIAKLSLVWNISDTLNGLMAIPNLIGLLLLTPVVVSETNKYFKNKETDKNTDIPLGEFQASGRKSK, from the coding sequence ATGGATTTTTTGAGTACACTGGATGTCGTAATTGGTAAAATTGGTGCGTTCGCATGGGGCCCGCCAATGTTGATTCTGCTTGTTGGAACAGGCTGTTGGCTCACCTACTCACTGCGCGGAATTCAATTTAGCAAGTTGTGGCACGCTCTATACCTTGCCCTTGTTAAACGGAAAGAAGACTCCGATGAACCGGGAGATATTACCCACTTTCAAGCCTTAATGACCGCTCTTTCAGCAACGGTTGGAACCGGTAACATCGCCGGAGTAGCCACCGCTATTGCCATGGGTGGTCCCGGAGCTCTGTTCTGGATGTGGGTTACCGGGCTTGTGGGAATGGCCACGAAGTATGCAGAGGCTGTTCTGGCGGTAAAATACAGAGTTGTGGACGAAAATGGCGAAATGAGTGGCGGCCCGATGTACTATATTTCCTCCGGGCTGAAAATGCCGTGGCTTGGAACTATCTTCGCTATCTGCGCCTCTGTCGCTGCATTCGGTATAGGCAATATGGTACAGTCCAATTCCGTAGCTGATGCAGTGGAAAGCACTTACAATATTTCACCGACCATAACCGGTATCATTCTGATGGTTTGTACTGCCGCAGTTATTCTCGGCGGAATCAAAAAGATTGGTAAAGTAACAGGATTACTCGTTCCGGTAATGATTGTGTTTTACATGGCCGGAGCATCCTACATCATCATTACCAAAATAGCGGAAGTTCCAGCGGCTCTGATTTTCATAGTTGAGCAGGCTTTTAATCCTACTGCGGCTATCGGCGGATTTGCCGGGGCATCAATCATGATGTGTATCAGAATGGGAGTTGCCCGAGGCGTATTCTCAAACGAATCAGGTCTTGGTAGTGCCCCTATCGCGGCGGCGGCGGCACAAACCAAAAGCCCGATCACACAGGCTCTGGTTTCCATGACCCAGACTTTCATCGATACCATCGTAGTTTGTACAATGACAGGTCTCGTTTTGATTCTGACCGGAACATGGTCCGGCGGCGCAACCGGAGCAGAATTAACAACCATAGCTTTTGCTGCGGGTATGCCCGGCGGTGCTCACGTTGTAACAATCGGCTTAATCCTGTTCGCGTATTCGACCATTCTCGGTTGGAGCTACTATGGAGAAAAGTCAATTGAATATCTACTCGGAATCAAGGCTGTACTGCCATACCGAGTGGTTTTTGTATGTTTTGTAGGCATTGGGGCCATCGCCAAACTCAGTCTGGTCTGGAACATTTCAGACACGCTGAACGGATTAATGGCTATCCCGAACCTTATAGGTCTGCTTCTGCTGACTCCAGTGGTTGTATCAGAAACAAACAAGTACTTTAAAAACAAAGAAACGGACAAGAATACCGACATCCCTCTGGGTGAATTTCAAGCATCCGGAAGAAAATCAAAATAA
- a CDS encoding XTP/dITP diphosphatase — translation MKTVVLATSNKGKIAEFKELLKDFELEVKGLDEYPEIGEIPEPGETFLENAIIKAQTVANITGFIAVADDSGLEVDALDGRPGVYSARYSGEDATPAKNNSKLLDELKGVEEAKRTARFVCVMVAATPDNIRIQSRGDWDGRIAFELSGDEGFGYDPLFFDPELGCVAAKMTRETKNSRSHRGKALRALMAQWPEFQKKVHG, via the coding sequence TTGAAAACAGTAGTGCTTGCCACCAGTAATAAGGGAAAGATAGCTGAATTTAAAGAGCTTCTTAAAGATTTCGAATTAGAAGTAAAGGGTCTTGATGAGTATCCTGAGATCGGTGAAATACCTGAACCGGGTGAAACTTTTCTGGAAAATGCTATAATCAAGGCGCAGACTGTCGCTAATATCACAGGGTTTATTGCTGTTGCTGACGATTCCGGCTTGGAAGTTGACGCTTTAGACGGCAGACCCGGTGTCTATTCCGCAAGATATAGCGGAGAGGATGCAACTCCCGCAAAAAATAACAGCAAGCTTCTTGATGAACTTAAAGGTGTGGAAGAAGCAAAGCGCACAGCCCGTTTTGTGTGTGTGATGGTTGCCGCCACTCCTGACAATATCCGTATACAAAGCCGTGGTGACTGGGACGGACGTATCGCTTTTGAACTTTCAGGCGATGAAGGTTTCGGTTATGATCCTTTGTTTTTTGATCCGGAACTCGGTTGCGTTGCTGCAAAAATGACTCGTGAAACCAAAAATTCACGTTCACACAGAGGGAAGGCTCTACGGGCACTTATGGCTCAGTGGCCGGAGTTTCAAAAGAAAGTTCACGGTTAG